One stretch of Methanobacterium sp. DNA includes these proteins:
- a CDS encoding inorganic pyrophosphatase, translated as MNLWKDLSPGPSVPEVVYAVIEIPKGSRNKYEYDKDMEAF; from the coding sequence ATGAATCTTTGGAAGGATTTATCACCAGGACCATCGGTTCCTGAAGTTGTATATGCAGTTATTGAGATACCTAAGGGATCAAGAAATAAATATGAATATGATAAGGATATGGAAGCATTTG